The following are from one region of the Melitaea cinxia chromosome 7, ilMelCinx1.1, whole genome shotgun sequence genome:
- the LOC123655139 gene encoding clotting factor G beta subunit-like, producing the protein METLYLFLSLWVLQVHSMALTGPVLTRYRPCELGVIHFDKITDLLWRGEIDLEYYHELVDVEIEIGFEKQISLRGVSHNSTVVIKNKSRDFIFKPKGVHKKYFIFITTNGNTTHEVPIVSKFRLNEMELCNDYVKASQSIDSLNVTKPNDRDYRHYCGRRALDHGELTSMRTDSKSGDWPWHVAILIRTPNTNLANYQCGGNIISSTAILTAGHCMFLEGKLVETKRVIIEAGISNLRHMNESGRQNLLAERVILHPGYSTEHATSDLAIVVVNKLRYSEYVQPICIWGPVYDKTTLFGKRAVVTGFGTTEQNVLSDTLRSTDTLIQNDTVCIAHVPKLYSKLLNEFTFCAGFGPSSDINPRNGDSGGGLVIPTMQPDHIVSWFLRGILSKCGILPGEKFCDPKLYVVYTDVAPHYGWIYHHAGLRYINNIQS; encoded by the exons ATGGAAacgctttatttatttctatcgTTATGGGTTTTGCAAGTGCATTCAATGGCGCTCACGGGACCTGTTTTAACAAGATATCGACCGTGCGAACTTGGTGTGATACATTTCGACAAAATAACGGATTTATTGTGGCGCGGAGAAATAGACCTGGAATATTATCATGAGCTGGTGGATGTAGAAATCGAAATTGGTTTCGAAAAGCAGATATCGCTTCGTGGG GTTTCTCATAACAGCACTgttgttattaaaaacaaatcgcGCGATTTTATATTCAAACCGAAAGGtgttcacaaaaaatattttatatttataacaacaaaTGGAAATACTACTCATGAAGTCCCGATTGTTTCTAAATTTAGACTTAATGAAATGGAGCTTTGTAACGATTATGTTAAG GCTTCTCAGTCAATCGATTCTCTCAATGTGACAAAACCCAATGATAGAGATTATCGACACTACTGCGGCAGAAGAGCTTTAGACCACGGCGAATTGACTTCTATGCGAACCGACTCAAAGTCTGGAGATTGGCCGTGGCATGTGGCTATATTGATAAGAACACCAAATACTAATCTAGCGAATTACCAGTGTGGAGGAAATATTATATCCAGTACTGCTATTCTAACCG CTGGACATTGTATGTTTTTAGAAGGAAAATTAGTAGAAACAAAAAGAGTTATTATCGAAGCTGGTATTTCTAATCTCAGACATATGAATGAAAGTGGAAGACAAAACTTACTT GCTGAGAGAGTAATTCTGCATCCGGGCTACAGCACGGAGCACGCTACTTCAGACCTCGCTATTGTAGTTGTAAATAAACTGCGCTATAGTGAATACGTCCAACCCATTTGTATTTGGGGGCCAGTATACGACAAAACTACGCTTTTTGGCAAGCGGGCTGTG GTAACCGGATTCGGAACAACAGAACAAAACGTGCTGTCAGACACCCTTAGATCAACGGACACGTTAATACAGAATGATACAGTCTGCATTGCACATGTGCCCAAACTGTACTCGAAATTGCTTAACGAATTTACGTTTTGCGCCGGCTTTGGTCCTAGCAGTG ATATAAATCCTCGAAACGGTGACAGTGGAGGTGGACTAGTAATCCCCACTATGCAACCTGATCATATAGTCAGTTGGTTTCTACGGGGCATCTTGTCAAAATGTGGTATACTACCCGGTGAAAAGTTCTGTGACCCTAAGCTCTATGTAGTGTACACGGACGTTGCACCTCATTACGGCTGGATATACCATCACGCTGGCCTAcgttacattaataatattcaatcaTAA